TGGATTCTATGACACTAATGTTCAACGGTTATTGGCTCAGTCTGGATGTCTGAGATATGACAATCGAGTCAGGTCGATTTACGGTATTGGTCTTCCAGAATAAACTATATTAAGAGCCGACAGCTAATTCGGGTAAGTACAGAACTGTACCACCTATGCTAGACACGCCTTTAGGAGACTTTCCATACCTGAAATAATTCACAATTTGCTAAATTAGCAAAGTTACTAAAACAGTTTTGTCCAGAAATCAGTTACAGACACGTTGTTCATGTCTGTAAATCTATATGTAATTTTCCTACATTCACTATCACTTGAAATTACACTACTTCAAAATGGGACAACTTATGCTTTCAATTTGGGACACGTTATGGTTTCAGGGTGTTGTTAACTAATTGATTGTAGGTAGGGTAGTAGGACACTATATGCTTTCAGCGACATTTGGCTCCGTAAAAATTCCCCTTTCTTTTTCACATAGTTAGTTTAGTACACTCTGTCAGATCTGTCTTTAATCTCCATATCTTCTATTAAATTTTTCATGATGGTGATTCGCGTTATTTCTTGTCATTCGAGTGAGTACCCATACTCTTTATTATCTGATTATCCTTGCCGGTTAAGATCACCAATAACAGCATTAGATCCCGACGACCAAAAAAATGGTCGTTTCAAGCAATAAGTTGCCTAATAAAACCAAAAATTGCCCTACTAGTTCCTTTATTAATATAACCCATTGATTTTATTGTGCATAAAAATGGCACTGCAATTGCTTTAGTAGATATAGCGCATTATTTAGCGTCCCAACTACTTATTGAAAGGAATTTGCAATGCCAACTCCATGTTATATCTCTATCGAAGGTCAAACCCAAGGTCTTATCACTGCAGGCGCATGTACTGCAGATTCAATCGGTGACTCTTATGTTGAAGGTCACGAAGATGAAATGTTGGTTCAAGAGTTTGACCACAGTGTAACTGTACCGACTGATCCTCAATCTGGTCAGCCTTCTGGTCAACGTGTACACAAAGCATTTAAATTCACTGTGTCATTAAATAAAGCGGTTCCTCTACTTTATAACGCACTGGCATCGGGTGAAAAAATGTCTTCTGTGACATTAAAGTGGTACCGCACTTCTATTGAAGGTAAGCAAGAAAACTTCTTCACAACGACTTTGGAAAACGCATCAATTGTTGATATCCGTTGTGAAATGCCACACTGCCAAGATCCAACAAAATCTGATTTCACACAAAACCTAACTGTGTCTTTGACTTACCGTCAAATCACTTGGGATCACGTGAACGCAGGTACTTCTGGTTCTGACGACTGGCGTAAGCCTGTTGAAGCGTAATTCGCTTTAAAAGATAAATATCTATCTAGATAGCATGATAAAAGCGCCAGTAATATTGGCGCTTTTATCGTCTTTATGAGCGTAAGTTTGTGATTTTGCTTCCGAAATAGAAAGCATTAGCGAAATTCTCAAACGCCGTTTGTGGTGGGCAAACATTTCTTTTAAAGCCAAACGATAGTGTAAACCCGATAAGGCGTTATTGCCGAGTTTATGGGGTTTAGATTATTAAAATATAGCACAACCAATTTGGTTAGGGGTAAGCATTCAATGGCAACATTAGGTTATACATTTACCGTCGATGGTCAGGACGATGATGCATTACTTGTCACTCGTTATGAGGGGCAAGAATCTATTTCTGACTCGATCACACAATCGGGATCACCTTGCTTTGGTTTCCGTTACCAATTGGAGTTAGCGAGTCGCAATACCAGCCTTAAAGCGGAAAACATTGTCGACAAAGCCGGCTTATTGACAGTATGGCTTAATGGAGAACCCGTTCAATATGTGCACGGTATTGTGCGTTCTTTTACGTTGGGTGATATCGGCCATAACCACACCTTTTATAAATTGACGCTGGTGTCAGCGTTAGAACGATTATCTCTCCGTCGTAACAGTCGTATTTTTCAAACGAAAACGGTTCAAGACATCATTTCAACGTTACTCGATGAAATGAAAATTACCGATTATTCATTCTCTTTGAAACGTACTTTATCGCAGCGAGAGTTTTGTGTTCAGTATCGTGAAAGTGACTTGGAGTTTATGCATCGTCTCGCGGCAGAAGAAGGGATTGTGTATTACATCAAACATGAAAAAGGTAAACATACCGTGATGTTTACCGATGATACTTCCAAGTTGAAAAAGTCAGTTGAAGTGCCATACAACGTACTCTCAGGTGGTGCGACTGATACCCCTTATATCTCAGCGCTTGAAGTGGATTACCAAAGCGAATCAAGCAGTGTTGTCATGCAAGATTACAGCTTTAAAAAACCGACATACGGTTTTTTGCAGGAGCAAAAGGGGCAGAATCTCGATCATCAGCAAACGATGTATGAGCATTTTGATTTTCCTGGGCGCTATAAAGACGATACGTCAGGTAAAGCCTTTAGCGAATTTCGCATGGAATATCTGCGCCGTAATGTGATTTTAGGCAAAGGATTATCGAACGAACCTGCTTTACAAGCCGGCGTGAAATTCGCACTCACCGATCATTTGCAAGATTCGATGAACAGTGAATGGCTGGTGACGGTAATCACCCACCAAGGGACACAACCTCAAGCATTGGAAGAGGAAGCAGGGAGTGGCGGCACCACTTATTCCAACCAATTCCAATGTGTTCCGGGCAAAACGTTATGGCGAGCCGCTCCTCAGCCGAAACCGCAGGTTGATGGCCCGATGATAGCTAAGGTGGTTGGCCCATCAGGAGAAGAAATCTTTTGTGATAAAGATGGCCGCGTGAAAGTGCATTTCCCATGGGATAGAGAAAGCCAACAAAATGAAAAGAGCTCGTGTTGGGTGCGTGTTTCTCAAGGCTGGGCCGGCGGACAATACGGCTTTATTGCGATTCCTCGCATCGGCCATGAAGTGATCGTGTCATTTTTACATGGCGATCCAGACCAACCCATTATTACTGGGCGTACTTATCATGCCACTAACGTCGCTCCTTATTTATTACCCAATCATAAAACGCGCACAGTACTGAAAACTCAGACCCATAAAGGTGATGGGTCAAATGAAATTCGTTTTGAAGATGAATCCAGTATTGAGCAAATTTATATTCACGCACAAAAAGACCAAGATATTGTGACCAACAATATTCATCGCGAGTCAGTGGGCGTTGATCAACACACCCGCATTGGGCGCCATAAATACGAGATGATTACAGAAAATGAACATCGTCTGGTTGGCAAAAATGTCACCGAAGAATATGGCCAAGACCACCACCAAAAAGTGGGGAGAAATATTGTGCAGCGCGTGTTGGGGAAAGTCAGTCGTTATATTACTGGCGGGGTGATCAATAAGATTGATGGCAGTTCTGTTACCCAAGTGGCCGCTTCTGAAGAGAAAGAAATCGGCGCAAATCAAAGAATTAAAGTGAGTAACGAAAGTTATCTCAATGCGAAAACAGTGGTGTTAGAAGCCAATAGCTCACTGACCATAAAAGGGCCGGGCGGTTTTGTGAAAATCGATAGTGCGGGCGTGACGATCTCTGGAACCAAAGTGAAAATCAACGAAGGTGGCTCTCCTGATACAGGAACAGCGCCGACTATGGTCACGCCAGATGATACAGATAAACCGCAAGAACCAGATAAACCGGATCAAAGGGGTTAAATATGCCTAAAGCAGCAAGGCTTGGCGATACTGCGGGGGGGCACGGTTGTTTTCCACCAACCGCCATTATTGCCGGTAGTTCCGATGTATCGATTAATGGTAAACCGGCTGCTCGAAAGGGGGATGCCGCTCTATTGCACTCTTGCCCGTGTCCTTATGTGGTTCATGGTGTGCATGGACGAACGATCAATGCTGGCTCTTCAACGGTGTCGATTAACGGTAAACCCGCGGCCCGCGTGGGGGATGCGATTGATTGTGGTGGTTCGGTTGCTTCTGGTTCGGGTGACGTTTTAATTGGTGACACGCCCTACAGTTCTACAACGCAATCATGCGGTGAAGGCGCGGCGCAAGAGCAATCTACATTCTTAAAGATATTGCCATTGGCCGAACCCATATCAGCGGTCTGGAATAGTCCTGTATTCTCTTCCGATATGTTCAGTGACCTGATTCAGGAACAATTAACGAGTACGGCAGTGGATTTAGCGGTAGATAACACCTTGTCAAAATCAGCTTCAACGTCAGCAAGTTCTAGCAAGTTAACCAGCAGTTCGAGTAACAAAGCTAGTTCGACATCTTCTACGTCAAAAATGTGAGAGTAGAAAGTGCAGCCATTTCCACTTGTTAATCGCTTAAAGAACTCAAAGTGGGCGATTTGCACCAATTAGCAAGTGAGGTGAAGCAGTGATTAAGTGGGTAATTGTTGCTGTTATCGTGATGGCACTGACCATAGTTGTTGGCGGAGTAGTTAAAAAAATGAGTAATAAAATCAACCCGAAAGATCTATTTTCTGGCCCCATGCTAGAGGTGGCGCAAGCCGTTAATAGTCAGGATATTGAAAAAATAAAGCAGCTCGCATCGCAACTGGATGATATTAATGCACGGGGTGAGCATGGAGTCACATTATTAGTTTATGCGGTTATTGCCAATAAATTGGATGCAATTAAGGTGTTGATGGAGCTGGGCAGTGATCCTTCTATTGACATTCCCGAACAAGGTAATGCGGGTTACATTTCTATGTGGCACCCTGATGCAAAGGCGTTAGAGGTGCTATTGCAATCAGGCATGGATCCTAATTTAAACGAAGAAGGAGATCCGCTGATATTTCATAGTCATAATATCGATGAATCGAACTCATTGCCGGTGTTGGTGCAATACGGAGCGGACGTGAACGCTCTTAATGAAAAAGGAGAAACTCCGATATTCGGTATGCTATCGGTTCAATTTAAAAATGCTTTGTACTTACTCGACCATGGCGCTGACGGTCATTATGTTACCTCAGCAGGAATATCGGTAGCTTATAGTGTGGAGTTCGAATTAGAGCATATAGATCCTAACTCAGAAGCTTACCAGACGATGTTACAGATTAAGGAAAAACTAATATCTCAAGGTGTTAAGTTTCCAGCCCTTTCTCCATGGGGAGAGCGCTTTGTTCGCGATATTGTTTTCTGTAAGGAGCCTTCAGGGGATTACCCACGTAGTGAATGCAAAATAGAAGGGGTGAATCCTTTTGTAAAAGAGCCTTCGGATGAGATCAAACGCCAAGATGAGGCAATTTTGAAAGAACGCTACGGTATAGAGCATCAGTTTTGAACCAATTCCCACTTGTTGAACCACATCCAAATCCGCTATTCCCTGTGCTCGATAACGCTGCGGGGAAATTGGTGTATTTGTTGTTTGAGCAAGCGCTCTTTCCCGCTGCCAAAGAATTCTGGGACACCATGCAATATCGAGATGATGTGCAGTGGTGCTCGTTAGTCGCTGGGACACCTCTGGCTTATTTGGAAAAGGTGGCTCCCATTTTAATCTCAGTCACTGATGGTAATCCCGGAGAAACATTGTATTACTGGCTGTGTGAAAATGAAGATTTAGTAGAGCGTTTGGGTTTTGTGGGGGTATTTGATGGTTCATTTGAATCGCTCGCTCAACATTGGCAGCAGTGGGTTTATTTTATCAGTGCTAACGACAAGACCATGATGCTGCGCTTTTATGACGAAAAAGTGCTGCCTCGTTGGTTTGAGATATTAACACCAGCGCAAAAGCTGGATTTTATTGGTCAGCATGAGGCAGTTTACTATCCGATCCGAGAAGACGGCGTTATCCGGTTGCGTGAGTGTGAAATTAAGCAAGGCGCTGTCAAACGTGATGAGCTTAGTGAAGAAGATGCTGCGAGTTTTCCGATTACTCTGACTCAAGAGCAGCATGACCAATTTTATTATCCCGAACAGCTTGAAAGAATCATTGATCAAACCTATCGCAAAATTGCCCCTAACTCGGCGTGGATCTTATCTAGAGATAAGGTGGCAGAGCAATTCTACGAGGGAATGGAGATAGCCACCCAGCGATATCGAGATGTTTCCAAGTTGGATGCTCAGACCTTTGCGTTATATCGCTTTTATATTGCTGACCGTTTCTATGAACACCCGCTATTTCAGCAAATGTTAGGCCATTTCACACTGCGCAAAGCGATCGGTAAATTTTATGAAAAAGTGCAGGCTGGTGAGGTTGAGCTTGAAGACTACCGAACCGAATTTTGGTTAGGCATTGAAGGCGAGGCGAGATTATTACCATGAACGAACATCTAAATGGTACCGCTCTCGTCGCGATGGGAGACTGGAAGAAAGACCTGCAACAGCCGGGATGGTTTATTATCGCGGATGCTGCGATAAACAGTAACGTACGCAGTTTGGTCGCCGATGACAGAGCTATCGAACAACGCCTTTATTGGGGAAAAATGGGAGAGCAACATGCCTCCATTTCTCCCTACTTATTGCCAATGCCTGAGTGGCAATGGTTGAGTGACAATATTACCGCCATACCCCATTGGGGCGTAGCCGTGCAGCTTCATGAGTCTTTCCATTCTTATAAGCTTGATGAACAAATTCGGTTGGTGATGCAGCATTTTCGCGCATGGACATTGGTTGAGCTGCCAAATCAAGACACCGTCATTTTGCGATTAACTGATTGGGATATTTTTAACGTGTTGTGGAACGCGACACCAAATGAACGCCTTCCTGATCTGCAAGGGCCACTTAAAACGATCGGATATTGGTCAACTGGGGATGACAATGCAATGGTGCGCCATTGTGATTTCCCACTCTCTAGCACACCAATGGTGATGCCTAATCGCTTAGATGACACTCAATATCAAGCTTTAAGCTGGTGGAATGAACGTAAGATCTTCCAACAGTATCAGGATCACCTCTTTCAGCAGCACAAAATTACCCATGACTGGGACCAAGATGCTTGGCAAACCTTTATTCAAACCCATGTGGAACAGGCGCGCCAGTTGGGTTTTCAACAACAGGCTGAAGTCGCCACTTTTTTAAGCCTAACGGTGCTATTAGGCGACACATTTTATCTCGCCCCTTGGGCGCAACCCATTTTGCAATCGCCCCAATTTGTGGGCAATGAAAGCCGCATGGATCGCTTAGTCGCAGAGGCGGTCAACCATATCGATGAGGAATCAACACCATCATGAGTGACAGTAAAAAGGCCGAATTGTTGTCTAGTGCAGAGGCCGCGAAACAAAACTTTTCTACTGACAATGTCCTTGATGGCGGTTGTGTGGAATGTGGGTGTGAAATTTTTATTCGTTATCACTATGACAATGATAAGCCCATTGGGAATGCTTCTTTTGTTCTAACCGATAGCAATAAAACGGAAATTTCCGGACAAACTGATGCTAATGGGATGTGCAAAGTCACTAACATGGGCTGTGGTGGTTACGAATTGTTGCTTGGGGAAGGGAGTGATGAATTCAAGCCAACGTCAGTGGCTGAAAATAACCCTGTCATCCAAAAGAACCCTCAATATGCAGCACTCGCTGGTGAATATTTTGCGCTCTTTACCTTACTGCGTAAGGCGGGATGTTTGGTTTACGATGCGGATGATAGCAGCAATAGCCATGTTGATGTCGATCGCGATACTTGGAATGTGCCTGATAAGTATGAAAAAGCCTACGACCGTTTCTGGAAACTGTATTACAAGATAAACCAAGGCCCGACAGAACTGCGCATAGCGGTCAACAAAATGCACTGTAGTTTGGCTGGGGAATTAGCGGGTCATGCTCAAGATAACAGTGCGATTTTGCTATTCTGTCAAATTGCTTTGGGGTTTGTCCCTGTCGTTGGGCAAGCCATGGATCTTTACGATCTAGGCGACTGGGGTTGGCGAACCTATGAAGGAAAAAATCTCGATACTTGGCACTGGGCTGAAGGTGCTTTGGTGTTGATTGGTTTTATTCCGGGCCTTGGTGATGCGACCAAAAAAACCGGCAAAGCGATCATTAACGCCTTAAAAAAATCCGATTCACGGTCGATTCAGTTTGCTATCAAAGTCCTGCGCGGGTTATCAAACGGCAATATCGTTAAGTACTTAAAAGGGTTAGCTAGCACATTAAAAGAATACGCTAAAAAAGCACTCAGTCTGCTGGA
This DNA window, taken from Vibrio nitrifigilis, encodes the following:
- a CDS encoding Hcp family type VI secretion system effector, which translates into the protein MPTPCYISIEGQTQGLITAGACTADSIGDSYVEGHEDEMLVQEFDHSVTVPTDPQSGQPSGQRVHKAFKFTVSLNKAVPLLYNALASGEKMSSVTLKWYRTSIEGKQENFFTTTLENASIVDIRCEMPHCQDPTKSDFTQNLTVSLTYRQITWDHVNAGTSGSDDWRKPVEA
- the tssI gene encoding type VI secretion system tip protein TssI/VgrG codes for the protein MATLGYTFTVDGQDDDALLVTRYEGQESISDSITQSGSPCFGFRYQLELASRNTSLKAENIVDKAGLLTVWLNGEPVQYVHGIVRSFTLGDIGHNHTFYKLTLVSALERLSLRRNSRIFQTKTVQDIISTLLDEMKITDYSFSLKRTLSQREFCVQYRESDLEFMHRLAAEEGIVYYIKHEKGKHTVMFTDDTSKLKKSVEVPYNVLSGGATDTPYISALEVDYQSESSSVVMQDYSFKKPTYGFLQEQKGQNLDHQQTMYEHFDFPGRYKDDTSGKAFSEFRMEYLRRNVILGKGLSNEPALQAGVKFALTDHLQDSMNSEWLVTVITHQGTQPQALEEEAGSGGTTYSNQFQCVPGKTLWRAAPQPKPQVDGPMIAKVVGPSGEEIFCDKDGRVKVHFPWDRESQQNEKSSCWVRVSQGWAGGQYGFIAIPRIGHEVIVSFLHGDPDQPIITGRTYHATNVAPYLLPNHKTRTVLKTQTHKGDGSNEIRFEDESSIEQIYIHAQKDQDIVTNNIHRESVGVDQHTRIGRHKYEMITENEHRLVGKNVTEEYGQDHHQKVGRNIVQRVLGKVSRYITGGVINKIDGSSVTQVAASEEKEIGANQRIKVSNESYLNAKTVVLEANSSLTIKGPGGFVKIDSAGVTISGTKVKINEGGSPDTGTAPTMVTPDDTDKPQEPDKPDQRG
- a CDS encoding ankyrin repeat domain-containing protein, translated to MIKWVIVAVIVMALTIVVGGVVKKMSNKINPKDLFSGPMLEVAQAVNSQDIEKIKQLASQLDDINARGEHGVTLLVYAVIANKLDAIKVLMELGSDPSIDIPEQGNAGYISMWHPDAKALEVLLQSGMDPNLNEEGDPLIFHSHNIDESNSLPVLVQYGADVNALNEKGETPIFGMLSVQFKNALYLLDHGADGHYVTSAGISVAYSVEFELEHIDPNSEAYQTMLQIKEKLISQGVKFPALSPWGERFVRDIVFCKEPSGDYPRSECKIEGVNPFVKEPSDEIKRQDEAILKERYGIEHQF
- a CDS encoding DUF4123 domain-containing protein, whose translation is MNQFPLVEPHPNPLFPVLDNAAGKLVYLLFEQALFPAAKEFWDTMQYRDDVQWCSLVAGTPLAYLEKVAPILISVTDGNPGETLYYWLCENEDLVERLGFVGVFDGSFESLAQHWQQWVYFISANDKTMMLRFYDEKVLPRWFEILTPAQKLDFIGQHEAVYYPIREDGVIRLRECEIKQGAVKRDELSEEDAASFPITLTQEQHDQFYYPEQLERIIDQTYRKIAPNSAWILSRDKVAEQFYEGMEIATQRYRDVSKLDAQTFALYRFYIADRFYEHPLFQQMLGHFTLRKAIGKFYEKVQAGEVELEDYRTEFWLGIEGEARLLP
- a CDS encoding DUF4123 domain-containing protein, with protein sequence MNEHLNGTALVAMGDWKKDLQQPGWFIIADAAINSNVRSLVADDRAIEQRLYWGKMGEQHASISPYLLPMPEWQWLSDNITAIPHWGVAVQLHESFHSYKLDEQIRLVMQHFRAWTLVELPNQDTVILRLTDWDIFNVLWNATPNERLPDLQGPLKTIGYWSTGDDNAMVRHCDFPLSSTPMVMPNRLDDTQYQALSWWNERKIFQQYQDHLFQQHKITHDWDQDAWQTFIQTHVEQARQLGFQQQAEVATFLSLTVLLGDTFYLAPWAQPILQSPQFVGNESRMDRLVAEAVNHIDEESTPS